One genomic window of Halictus rubicundus isolate RS-2024b chromosome 12, iyHalRubi1_principal, whole genome shotgun sequence includes the following:
- the Mettl2 gene encoding methyltransferase-like protein, which produces MEESVSRVELNSSNEKRPQFGNRTISDNDNVFQHNAWDNVMWDEEQENLAQRKVNENSTVTLSNEKIGKYEQEANQYWDKFYTIHDNKFFKDRHWLFTEFPELAPTAVKQNTKQPLRYMTEVQDENNMESEGKTLALPNKDANKILEIGCGVGNTVFPILLYNTDPNLFVYCCDFSTKAIDILKQNPAYNTSRCEAFVLDATCQEWETPFDSESLDIVILIFVLSAIHPDKMKHLIQQVYKYLKPGGLVLFRDYGRYDLAQLRFKKGSCLAENFYARGDGTRVYFFTQEKVRTLFTSCCFKEEQNLVDKRLQVNRGKQLKMYRVWIQGKYRK; this is translated from the exons ATGGAGGAGAGCGTGTCTCGAGTAGAGCTAAATAGCTCGAACGAAAAGAGGCCCCAATTTGGCAACAGAACTATCTCTGACAATGACAATGTATTTCAACACAATGCGTG GGACAACGTGATGTGGGACGAGGAACAAGAAAATCTGGCTCAAAGAAAAGTAAATGAAAATTCGACTGTCACTCTTTCGAATGAGAAAATAGGCAAATACGAACAAGAAGCTAATCAATATTGGGACAAATTTTATACGATTCACGACAATAA atttttcaaagacaGACACTGGTTGTTTACTGAATTTCCAGAATTAGCTCCAACTGCGGTCAAACAAAATACTAAGCAACCGTTGAGGTACATGACGGAGGTCCAGGACGAAAATAACATGGAAAGTGAGGGAAAAACTCTTGCTCTTCCTAATAAGGATGCAAATAAAATTCTGGAAATTGGTTGTGGGGTAGGAAACACAGTGTTTCCGATACTTTTATACAACACAGACCCAAACTTGTTTGTATATTGTTGTGATTTTTCTACAAAAGCAATAGATATACTCAAGCAAAATCCTGCGTACAATACATCCAGGTGTGAAGCGTTTGTACTGGATGCGACATGTCAGGAATGGGAAACGCCGTTTGATTCGGAAAGTTTGGATATTGTAATCTTAATATTTGTCCTTTCTGCGATACACCCTGACAA AATGAAGCATCTTATACAGCAagtatacaaatatttaaaaccAGGTGGGCTGGTGTTATTTAGAGATTATGGAAGGTATGACTTGGCGCAATTACGATTTAAAAAGGGGAGCTGCCTCGCAGAGAATTTTTACGCTAGAGGTGATGGAACCagagtatatttttttacacaag AAAAAGTACGAACTCTGTTTACAAGTTGTTGCTTCAAAGAAGAACAAAATCTAGTAGACAAGAGGCTGCAAGTTAATAGAGGGAAACAACTAAAAATGTACAGAGTATGGATTCAAgggaaatatagaaaataa
- the LOC143359760 gene encoding protein HID1, whose product MGNADTKLNFRKAVVQLTSKTQVIDAADDTFWDQFWSENVTNVQDIFTLIPAPEIRVLREEVPCNLATLCYKAVEKLVKAVDNSCRTQREQQTVLNCCRLLTRLLPYIFEDADWKGFFWSSLPGKEDEESVPLAHSLLNALCDLLFCPDFTVAANRKSGPDKAEELQSIDSCEYIWEAGVGFAHSPPRYPILDSNRTELLKLLLTCFSETMYNPPMDLSITPNRWIQHLTSAENRHALPMFTSLLNTVCAYDPVGLGVPYNHLLFTDSLEPLVDVSLQILIVTLDHDTSGGAPLEEGTLGDNLFINYLSRIHRDEDFQFVLKGITRLLNNPLMQTYLPNSTKKVHFHQELLVFFWKMCDYNKKFLYYVLKSSDVLEVLVPILYHLNDSRADQSRVGLMHIGVFILLLLSGERNFGVRLNKPYTATVPMDIPVFTGTHADLLVTVFYKIITTGHQRLQPLFDCLLTILVNVSPYLKTLSMVASTKLLHLLEAFSTPWFLFSAPTNHHLVFFLLEIFNNIIQYQFDGNSNLVYTIIRKRQVFHALANLPSDRNTIAKSLSKRQRRHVPASTSSENVNEAAMEGSHPAQPAEPGTLKASLLETPGIEKMTEKESAHPLSPSVNVEVGKLNHQSNTDSSEDLTASTKTSVIPKGGIRVAEHTNASNNINQWVPSSEWVYQWKSKLPLQTIMRLLQVLVPQVEKICIDKGLTDESEILKFLQHGTLVGLLPVPHPILIRRYQPNAGTTAWFRTYMWGVIYLRNVEPPIWYDTDVKLFEIQRV is encoded by the exons ATGGGAAATGCTGACACAAAGTTGAATTTTCGCAAAGCGGTTGTTCAGTTGACATCGAAAACACAG GTGATCGATGCTGCAGACGATACATTCTGGGATCAATTTTGGTCCGAAAATGTGACTAACGTTCAAGATATATTTACTTTAATTCCTGCACCGGAAATTCGTGTACTAAGAGAAGAAGTACCATGTAATTTGGCTACGTTGTGTTACAAAGCAGTGGAGAAATTAGTAAAGGCAGTCGACAATAGCTGTAGAACGCAGAGAGAGCAGCAAACCGTTTTAAATTGTTGTCGTTTATTAACAAGATTATTGCCTTACATTTTCGAAGATGCAGATTGGAAAGGATTTTTCTGGTCTAGTTTGCCTGGTAAAGAGGACGAAGAAAGCGTTCCTTTGGCACATTCCTTGCTTAACGCGCTTTGC GATTTGTTATTCTGCCCTGATTTTACAGTAGCTGCAAATAGAAAATCTGGACCT GATAAAGCAGAAGAATTGCAATCCATAGATAGCTGTGAATATATTTGGGAAGCTGGCGTGGGATTTGCTCACTCGCCTCCAAGATATCCAATTTTGGATTCCAATAGAACAGAGTTACTGAAATTGTTGCTCACATGTTTCAGTGAAACCATGTACAATCCTCCCATGGACCTTTCTATTACTCCAAACAGGTGGATCCAACATTTAACTAGTGCTGAAAATAG ACATGCTTTACCTATGTTTACTTCGCTATTGAATACGGTGTGTGCTTATGATCCTGTTGGACTTGGAGTACCATACAATCACTTATTGTTTACCGACTCTTTAGAACCTCTAGTCGACGTTTCATTGCAAATTCTTATAGTAACGTTGGATCACGATACCAGCGGCGGTGCTCCGTTAGAAGAAGGAACTCTAggagataatttatttattaattatttaagtCGTATCCATAGAGACGAAG atttccaGTTTGTATTAAAAGGTATCACAAGATTATTAAATAACCCGTTGATGCAAACGTATTTACCAAATTCAACTAAAAAAGTACACTTTCACCAAGAATTGTTGGTAttcttttggaagatgtgcgattataataaaaagtttTTATATTATGTATTGAAAAGTTCTGACGTTCTCGAAGTACTGGTACCTATACTGTATCATCTGAATGATTCGCGTGCAGATCAAT CTCGAGTTGGGTTAATGCACATCGGTGTATTTATTCTGCTTTTGTTGAGTGGTGAGCGAAATTTCGGCGTTAGACTGAATAAACCGTATACGGCCACAGTACCAATGGATATTCCAGTATTTACAG GTACACATGCCGATTTGTTAGTTACCGTTTTCTACAAAATAATCACAACAGGCCACCAAAGATTGCAACCCTTGTTTGATTGTCTACTAACAATTCTAGTCAACGTGTCACCATATCTTAAAACGCTATCGATGGTAGCTAGTACAAAATTGTTGCATTTACTTGAAGCATTTAGTACACCATGGTTCTTATTCTCGGCGCCTACTAATCACCATCTAGTGTTTTTCCTCcttgaaatttttaacaatattattcag TACCAATTTGATGGTAACAGTAATTTGGTGTACACGATAATACGTAAGAGACAAGTGTTCCACGCATTGGCGAATTTACCAAGCGATCGCAATACAATCGCGAAATCTCTTAGTAAAAGACAACGTCGACATGTACCCGCTAGTACATCCAGTGAAAACGTTAACGAGGCTGCAATGGAGGGATCGCATCCTGCTCAACCTGCAGAACCTGGAACCTTGAAAGCATCTTTGTTGGAAACTCCAG GCATTGAAAAGATGACCGAGAAAGAGTCTGCGCATCCATTAAGTCCCTCGGTAAACGTCGAAGTAGGAAAACTCAATCATCAGAGTAATACGGATAGTTCAGAAGACTTAACAGCCTCTACTAAAACTTCAGTTATACCG AAAGGAGGTATCAGGGTTGCAGAACACACGAATGCCTCCAACAATATAAATCAGTGGGTTCCTTCCAGCGAATGGGTGTACCAATGGAAAAGTAAACTTCCATTGCAAACTATTATGAGATTATTGCAAGTTCTTGTACCTCAAGTTGAGAAAATATGCATCGATAA GGGTCTAACAGATGAAAGCGAAATTCTGAAGTTTCTACAGCACGGTACCTTGGTTGGTCTGCTACCGGTACCCCACCCCATTCTTATCAGGCGATACCAACCGAACGCAGGAACAACCGCTTGGTTCAGAACATACATGTGGGGCGTTATATACCTGAGAAACGTTGAACCACCGATCTGGTATGATACTGACGTAAAGTTGTTTGAAATTCAGAGAGTCTAA
- the LOC143359763 gene encoding uncharacterized protein LOC143359763 isoform X3: MHFWINKPAGRYYGFTGRRYPATPLPKTSFNRRRYNVDSRQMLTTPLHRFQSLTVTGNSAGPSNVNNCRAMQTTIRPSNNEGENSFPVGSTRRVQPNNIPNNVTTAGNNQLILTNTTPNGTNMSLLFFSDFNDTLLARFNLRRCVCTIFIVSIGFIAAVKFYFRDKVKQRKIKEKEIKIGEGINKFPLAQSTEDIIMGIIQCPSQIMISRKITTIFMCSNVHL; the protein is encoded by the exons ATGCATTTCTGGATTAATAAACCGGCGGGCAGGTACTATGGTTTTACTGGCCGCCGATATCCCGCCACACCTCTGCCAAAGACAAGTTTCA ATCGACGCAGATACAATGTAGATTCAAGACAAATGTTGACTACTCCACTTCATCGGTTCCAAAGCCTAACTGTAACAGGAAACTCAGCTGGTCCTAGTAATGTAAATAACTGCAGAGCAATGCAAACAACGATAAGACCTAGTAATAATGAAGGTGAAAACAGTTTTCCTGTTGGTTCTACTCGACGCGTGCAACCGAACAACATCCCCAA TAATGTAACAACGGCTGGGAATAATCAGTTAATATTGACCAATACTACCCCGAATGGAACGAATATGAGTCTCTTGTTTTTCTCAGACTTTAACGACACGCTACTAGCAAGATTCAATTTGAGACGTTGCGTTTGTACGatatttatagtttcaatagGATTCATTGCTGCTGTAAAATTTTACTTTAGAGACAAGGTAA AACAGAGAAAaatcaaagaaaaagaaataaaaataggtGAAGGCATCAACAAATTTCCTCTCGCGCAAAGCACAGAAGACATTATTATGGGCATTATACAATGTCCGAGCCAAATTATGATTAGCCGAAAAATAACTACCATTTTTATGTGTTCAAATGTTCACTTgtga
- the LOC143359763 gene encoding uncharacterized protein LOC143359763 isoform X2, which translates to MLTTPLHRFQSLTVTGNSAGPSNVNNCRAMQTTIRPSNNEGENSFPVGSTRRVQPNNIPNNVTTAGNNQLILTNTTPNGTNMSLLFFSDFNDTLLARFNLRRCVCTIFIVSIGFIAAVKFYFRDKGQGIELFLFWGLLPLILFACLYFTLCRRNQRDANQEHHIREEHITEEHIAPVTTPNSLTNETIKPISVVRQNPPPPYHIAILIPPPNLSEEAPPPTYDKVVR; encoded by the exons ATGTTGACTACTCCACTTCATCGGTTCCAAAGCCTAACTGTAACAGGAAACTCAGCTGGTCCTAGTAATGTAAATAACTGCAGAGCAATGCAAACAACGATAAGACCTAGTAATAATGAAGGTGAAAACAGTTTTCCTGTTGGTTCTACTCGACGCGTGCAACCGAACAACATCCCCAA TAATGTAACAACGGCTGGGAATAATCAGTTAATATTGACCAATACTACCCCGAATGGAACGAATATGAGTCTCTTGTTTTTCTCAGACTTTAACGACACGCTACTAGCAAGATTCAATTTGAGACGTTGCGTTTGTACGatatttatagtttcaatagGATTCATTGCTGCTGTAAAATTTTACTTTAGAGACAAG GGACAAGGTATAgagctatttttattttggggCTTGTTGCCATTAATATTGTTCGCGTGTTTATATTTTACTCTGTGTCGGCGAAATCAACGCGATGCTAACCAGGAACATCATATTCGAGAAGAACATATTACAGAGGAGCATATTGCTCCCGTAACAACTCCAAACTCATTGACCAACGAAACCATAAAACCGATATCGGTAGTGAGACAGAATCCGCCGCCACCCTATCATATTGCCATTTTAATTCCACCGCCTAATTTATCGGAGGAAGCTCCGCCTCCTACATACGACAAAGTCGtgcgataa
- the LOC143359763 gene encoding uncharacterized protein LOC143359763 isoform X1 has product MHFWINKPAGRYYGFTGRRYPATPLPKTSFNRRRYNVDSRQMLTTPLHRFQSLTVTGNSAGPSNVNNCRAMQTTIRPSNNEGENSFPVGSTRRVQPNNIPNNVTTAGNNQLILTNTTPNGTNMSLLFFSDFNDTLLARFNLRRCVCTIFIVSIGFIAAVKFYFRDKGQGIELFLFWGLLPLILFACLYFTLCRRNQRDANQEHHIREEHITEEHIAPVTTPNSLTNETIKPISVVRQNPPPPYHIAILIPPPNLSEEAPPPTYDKVVR; this is encoded by the exons ATGCATTTCTGGATTAATAAACCGGCGGGCAGGTACTATGGTTTTACTGGCCGCCGATATCCCGCCACACCTCTGCCAAAGACAAGTTTCA ATCGACGCAGATACAATGTAGATTCAAGACAAATGTTGACTACTCCACTTCATCGGTTCCAAAGCCTAACTGTAACAGGAAACTCAGCTGGTCCTAGTAATGTAAATAACTGCAGAGCAATGCAAACAACGATAAGACCTAGTAATAATGAAGGTGAAAACAGTTTTCCTGTTGGTTCTACTCGACGCGTGCAACCGAACAACATCCCCAA TAATGTAACAACGGCTGGGAATAATCAGTTAATATTGACCAATACTACCCCGAATGGAACGAATATGAGTCTCTTGTTTTTCTCAGACTTTAACGACACGCTACTAGCAAGATTCAATTTGAGACGTTGCGTTTGTACGatatttatagtttcaatagGATTCATTGCTGCTGTAAAATTTTACTTTAGAGACAAG GGACAAGGTATAgagctatttttattttggggCTTGTTGCCATTAATATTGTTCGCGTGTTTATATTTTACTCTGTGTCGGCGAAATCAACGCGATGCTAACCAGGAACATCATATTCGAGAAGAACATATTACAGAGGAGCATATTGCTCCCGTAACAACTCCAAACTCATTGACCAACGAAACCATAAAACCGATATCGGTAGTGAGACAGAATCCGCCGCCACCCTATCATATTGCCATTTTAATTCCACCGCCTAATTTATCGGAGGAAGCTCCGCCTCCTACATACGACAAAGTCGtgcgataa